The Fusobacterium simiae genomic sequence GTGAAAAAATTAGATTAATAGTAGAAAAAAGGAAACTCTATTCACTTATGAATAATACAAAGTGGAGAGAACTTATAAAAGCAATAAAAGAAGAAATGTATGATATTCCAATAAAATATAAAACATTATTTGAAGAAAAAAGTCCTAGTTGTTATTGGACAATGGCAGGAGATGAACATTTTGAATATTTAAATATGGCTTCTGTTGAATGGTTTAAAATTTCTACTGAAATAAAGGTGTTAAAAAGTCGAGGAAGGCTAATTGAAGATAAATTTATAGTTTATGATAAAAAAGCAGAGCTTCATCAAATTTTAGAAAGATTTCATATCCCTTTTGAATATGACGAGGAGGAAAATGCCTTTGTTGTTTATGGATATAGATAATATAAAGGAGGCTTACTATGGCATACAAATTAAAAGCAGTTACAATTCGTACTAACAATAGTAAAGATGGTGTTAAAAAAATAGGAGAACTTTGGGCAGATGTTTTAACAGGAAAATTTCCAATTTTATCTGATGGAATAGTACCTATTTCACAATATAGTAATTATGA encodes the following:
- a CDS encoding DUF6678 family protein is translated as MFENLNPRSAEIISNKVPEKNESSILYNLKWKDNIQFLLYGNCHLGWYYILKNNEQISPSYNYRKIDDILIKNMQKIIDEIESGKYKNKKTPSEKIRLIVEKRKLYSLMNNTKWRELIKAIKEEMYDIPIKYKTLFEEKSPSCYWTMAGDEHFEYLNMASVEWFKISTEIKVLKSRGRLIEDKFIVYDKKAELHQILERFHIPFEYDEEENAFVVYGYR